TCATGCATCATGATTATCAAGCGTGACGAACTAGATTTTTGCTATATTGTTGCTTTCCCTAGAGGAATCATATTGTATGCTATTTGAGATAATACAATGGAACTATAATGTAATTTTGTAAAATGGCTAGGGGCTCTATGATAAAAATGGATAGCAAATATCTACTGAAGTCTTCATCTCTTTCGATCTTTCTCagcctatctctctctctctctctctctctctctctctctctcgtcttCTTGTGTTGACTCCGCCTGAGCACCGCCATGGCCGATCTTAAGGGGCAAGATGACATGCGGTTGAGCAGCGTGATAGAGAGAGCAACAACATCGGGGGCGCCGGGCAGGGCTGTGCGGAGGCGCAGCTAGCTCGACGCAGCGGCCAGGTCTGTGCGGCGGTGGCCAGCTCGACGCTGTGGCCAGGACAAGGCTGCGTATGCGGCGGCGAGGGCAAGACTTcggcgcggcggcaggggcaAGGTTACGCTGCACTCACCTCCCGCACTCGATCCATCCAATCTGTCGGTGAGTTGAAACACATCGTACAACGGAGGAGCTGCTGTCGCTGTGGCATGGGAGCACGAGCCGGTGCCGTCGTCTCGGCACCGCGCGGTTCAGCCTCGCAAGTCGGGATTAACCGAATAAAGACGGCGTATTGATTGgcgttgtacatgccctaagTAGGTGGTCAGACGAATCTCGGAGAGGGCGGCGAGATGGAGGAATCGAGgagaggcaggcaggcagcaccgcacgagcagcaggaagaggaagaggagggcgagATTTGAGAGCACATGGAAGGTTGCAGTGCTGCGCCGCGACGCGAGGCCAGGCGAGGCGGCCGTGGCATACGCATACCAAGAGAGATCTTGGTCGCTGGGGGGGCACACTGCGAGGGAGATTTGCAAACTGTGCAGCGTCATCAGGGATGGGGTGCTGCCATCCTGCCAATCGCTCTGGCTGATGGGTACTTGCCCTGGGCTACGGTTGGAGAGGCTGACACCACGGCCCTTCTTGGACCTTGTCCACAAGCGTTCGGGTCAACACTCAACAGGATCAACAATGGCTGCTGCTGGCCTGCTAGCGATGAATGGGGTATGGATGTGTTGCCACCGTCGTATGAAACCTCCAAGTTCCCTCTACTCCCTACTCCGTGTTTGGTTTGAGCTGGAAAAaaattcgcgaaatttttttgtaCTTTTGACTgttaatttaaagtattaaataaaatctaattacaaaaccacctgcagGATCCCTGATAAATTCACGAGACCAATCTAacgaggcatttgaccgcacaattagaggatagttactatagtatcactataataaattatgaattaattaccatcattagattcatctcgaaaagttgcacccatctgtgaaaaagtttcgcaaataaacttcgtttagtactccatgcatgcattcgtctttttgtgaaaaaaatttcgtggtGTCAACCAAACACGGCACTAGTCAAAGAGATCACATTTGGTGGCTGAAAATTAAACCACAGCTCTATTGCTTTTGACCTAGTGAAGGACAAGTCCGTCAATGAGATGAAAGTTGCAATTTGCAGTACGATTGGAAATTTCCTGTTGGAAAAATAGCATGCAGTAGGTACCATGCAAAGACCTTGCTGGTTCCCACTTCACAACACGAGTCTtggcttccttttttttctttagagGAACTCTCATTGTTCTTTGTTAGCAACGTTTTGATTATTCATACGCTGGCTTATATTTTCTTCATAAAAGAATTGAGTTGTACTCTACCTGACACTTAACCGAAATCAAAACTGTCGCATTTACTACTGACTAAGGAATTTGAAAGTCGCCTTGATCACGGAGACACGGAGCAATTCGGCCAGAGCCCTGAGGTGGATGGTTTTATATATGGGCATTATTGCACATTCAATACAATTTAGAACGTAATTGTTTGCTCCTCCTGCATTTGTAATTTGTTAATGATGTCTAGTATTTTCAGAAGCTCATGTCGGGATTTTAGTGCTAAAAAACAGTGCATATACTAGTGTAGAGAAGCCTTTGAGTTTTACAtgtttccttcttttcttttcgagtAAATTGCACTCCAAGTcgttataggtagatcatatttgaattacaTGCATagtattattaaagctcaaaaTATCAAATTGTtgttataggtagatcatatttgaattgttttaaccaacaataagacataatttacgataataaacagagtgatgtatggtaaaaaatagtataatcatTAAGGgtacaacgacatgcaaatgtttgaattttcaatactatcCGCGCAGATGCGGGCTATACACCTAGTTGGAATTATATTGTGGGTAGCTAGGATAGTTTCAATAGAACCGAAGTCATCTTAGGGGATGCACAAAAGGTCTTCAGGTTCAACTCACATAATTAGAGGAAAAGCAAAATTATAGATCCTGCAACATCATATTGTTACAAATTAGGCCGGGACTCTTTTTAGCACCCATATTCTGGGACAGAGCTCGGTCAGCAAAAGTTATAGAGCATCCACATCAGTACTACGTGAATACATGAACAAATGAAACATACCTATGATAAGCAATTTTGATTATCTACATATCCCGAAAAAAAATCCCCCAACTATTAACACGTACATCATTTCAACGATTTTCTTTGTCGATCGTGGTACGCAACACACAAATGTTTGAAAAGCAGCATAGGAAAACTGAAAGCGGACATTTCACCACCATGTCCAGGTTTAACACGCATTGCACACGGTATTTCGAGGAAATTAGCAACGCCCCAAAGCATGTCACGGTCGAAgtttgaaaaaagaaaaggcatgTCACGGTCGAAGGTTCGAAGCACTGCAATCCAAAAGGATGATCTGGACGAAGATCGCAATGAGCCACTGTTGCCGGACACGAAAGATTCTTCTTGCCCTTTTTAATACGGTCTAGACCATTCCTTGACGTACGTGTTCCAGCTCATGATCGTGCCATGCTACCATTTCCTAGCTAGGAACTACcataactcaaaaaaaaaaagctaggaACTACCAGAACTAGACAAAGTGGATTGAAGCACAGGCAGAAGATCCATCCAAAAGCTAATAGTGACCTAATGGAGATTAAGATAGTGTCAAATTTTGGATAAAGATATGATGGCTTGAAAATGTGGTCCAAAAGCTTATAACCTAATGTATGGGTCAAGATAgatatatattgtcaaatttttGGGTAAAGGTTGGGTGACTTGAAAAATGTAGTGCAAATAAAAATGTCACGGCAAAAGACTGTTGGCGGCAGGATTATATTGTTTGCTTCCGTAAGCTGCCTAAGGTTGCCTTCATGACTGCAAGTAATTCTGTTTCACGAAGATTTTAGAAAAAGGAGTCCAGCGTCTTGTGTGGTTATCTGAATTTGAAACGGAAGGCCTGGGTCACCCTCGTATACCTGTGGCGCAATCGCACTGGGACACTGACACCCACAAAGTATACTGATCAGGACAAGTCATACACGAAAAAAGCATAAGAATGCAAGGATTAATAGACCGACATGGTCCCAGAATTGGTTTGTGCGTTGTGGTTGCCACGTATACAACTGTACAAGTGTGTATACCTTTTTTGcaaacaaaaagaagaagaataagaaaagaaaatggtttCCAGAAAGACCGTACCTTTTTTGTTAGTTTAGCTAGTCTTTTTTGTTCGTTTAGCCTCGGCTTGAAACTGTATCTGGCCTGCAAGAAAGGGAAGAACTTGACGTATTTTCTACTATGCTAGATAGGAGCATACTAGCAGACGAGAAGAGCGTCGGTATCCGTACTCACTCGAGTAAATTAACACGCCCCCAAATCCTCGGGTCGGAGTCCTGGGATGGATTAGACTGAACAAGTGGATGGAGAGCAAGACGCCTGAAACCGGCGGGGCCTATTCCCTCCGTCCCGAAATATAAGTATTTGTTGACTTTCAGACATCGCGTTTGACCATccgttttattcaaaaattttgtgaatatatTGTTTATTTTGTTATGATTTGATTTATCATCAGGTATACTTCAAGTATaacttatttatttttatatttctataaattttttgaataagacggaTGGTCAAACGCGATGTCTGAAAATCAACAAATAATTATATTTTGAGACATAGAAAGTAGTTTTTAGAGCGTTCATCCCGAGACCATTTGGTCTCGGTTGGCTTCTCGCTCTGTGGCCTTGTCCATTGTCCTTCCTCCGTTCCAGGCACCGCCGCGCCGGGGGCCTGGGGAGGTCAACCGGGCAGCCAACGGAGCATCGGACGTCGTACTAAACACGAGCTACCATGCTCCTGGACTTATCGTCTCAGCGCTCGATGCAGCCGTCAGATGCGTACTGCTGTTAAGATCAGTCTGAAGAAACAGTGCTGCAGGTACAACCAGCGATGCGACGCGCCTCGTTGAGTGAACCGTACCGGTAATGGTGTCATTAAGATTAGAAGCGGTAGCGTGGCTCCGAAACGGACCATGCTagtccgcgcgcgcgccccaggAGGCTTCCTGGCGCGCGATCTCGGACAGCAGCAATCTTTCCTTTTTTGGAAAGTTTTTTTCTGTATTTTTCTACTTTTGGAAATttataatttgtaaatataaatttttagtaTAACTTTTGCGCGTCTTCAGTGGAGAATAATCATCATAACTTTTTATGATATACATAACTTTTACGTATAACTTTTTTCTAGCAACTTGAAGAATAATTTTTTAGTACAACTTGTACTTAACTTTTAGCATAACTTGTAGAATGTTATCTTTATCAGGGAGACTTCTCGTACAAATTTTTTTACACAAGTTCATCATACAACTTTTTACGCATGAAATTCATCATACAACTTTTGAGTACAAATAGTCaacaatttttataaaaaaaaagttgtcaAGAGAACTTCAACACATAATagaacataaaaaaaaagagaacaacTGAAAAGGAAAAATTCTCATCATAACTTTTTATGGTGTACATAACTTTTACATACAACTCTTTCGTAATAACTTGAAATACAATTTTTAGCACAACTTTCATGATACATATATAACTTaatgtatatttttataaatataactTACAGAGGACAACATTTTAGCATAAATTGTATAAAAATGTTATCTGAAAGATTTCTCGTATAACTTTTTacgctcaaatttatcatacaaTTTCGAAACACAAGTCTCGGTATAATCTTTTAGTATGATTTTCATGCAAAAGTTGTCAATGAAATgtgaaggaaaaaaatagaaatgaaaaaagaaaataaatacctGGACCGTCACGTCACTCACTCACGTGGGTGAGTGCAGCTCGCGGCAGCTATAGCATCGCGCGCTAGGAAGGTTGGCAGCGCGCGCTTGCTGTTTTGGATTGTTTGCACAGGACCCCGAGTGAAAAAACTGAAAATTGTTTGCACGGTCCGGCTAATGTACCGCGACGTGTCTTTCGTGGGCTCACTGTGACACCTCAGCTGAGCACGGTGGGTGGCCGTCCGCGGTGCCGGCGCGGCGATCAACTTTCGAGCCTGCGGTCGATGCAGCGACGACAGGGCAGTGGCAGAACGCAGCTGATCGAGGAGTAGCTAGGGGCATCCCATGATCGCTTCCACTCGAGCAGTCAAGCTACTGGAGTACTCCTACATGGCAATAGATGTAGCGTGGGCGCAAACCGCTGCTCCGCGCATCATGGCCATGGCGGCACTGGCTGAACCATTGAGGTTTCAGGTCAGGTCTGGTGTCGACCTCGACGCCTGGTCCTGCAGCGCAGATTGAGATGCCACAGAGCCTCTGGAGTGCGGGAGCGGGAAGGAGACGGTAGGCGCAGGCACTAGGCAGGCAAGGCGTCAAAGATCTCATGAgcagtgcggtgcggtgcggccaCCATCTGATCTCCCTCGGATCTCCTGGCCGATGGTGCTCATCAGGCCATCTGGCCGTGGGCACAGACGCACAGTGCGACACGGCCGAGAACTGAACAGGAACGAGACACCACTCACACGCGGGCAGGCACAGCACACAAGGCTGCTAGTGCTGCCGCGCCTGCAGGCCGCAGCTGCTGGGTCCGAAGGGCAAGCTATGACTATTTTATGAGCAGCAGAGCCCAGAGGCAGAGGGTAGGGACAGCGTAGCTGGGCGCACGGCGTCAGGACATCGGATACCTTTACGCATTGATGGCCAGGGGCACTGTGCGTGCCTGCTGGTGTGTGTTTGTGTGGCGGGTAGGGGCAGCAGGCTCAAGCCGCcagggcgcgcggcagcggcttTCCCGGCCGCGACCGCCAGCCAGCCAGAGCCAGCGGTGGCGGGCGTACTGGCGCGGCAGCGGGCGCCCTGCCCCGCGGCACCGGCAGCTCTCGCGCCGTGCACGCTGCCGCGCGCGGCCGCAGTCACGTCGCTGGCGCCCGCGCCGGTGAGGAGCAGGAGCGATCGCGTTCCGGGGTTCGCGTCCGACGACCACCAGCCTGTGCGGTCTCGGGTCTTGTCGGCCGCCCGCCACGAATCCTGCGTCTGACGACGTGCGGTGCGGTGAGGTGAGGTGCGGGCCACCGGTAACATGATCCTCAGCCTCCGTATCGGTGCGGCGAGTACGACAGCATCCGTATCGATGGACCTGTACTTGGGGAAACCATCTCCAAGGTGACCGCGATGCAGGCATGCAGCATTGCAGCAACGCGCACGGCGCAGGCGGGCACCACCATGGACCACCTAGATGGCTAGATGGACCTTTGGGAATCAGGCAACTAGGCAAGGCACAATGCAGTGAGGCATGGTCCTTGATGAGCAGCTGCATTCAGCAGCTTGAGCCTTGAGCCCCAGAATCAATCGCCGTGCCGTGAACCAGAATCCGGATCCAGCCAGAGCCCAGAGGCAGGGGCATCATCGCATCGCATGGACTTGCTGGCCGCCTCGGCCTCGCTTTTGTTTTGTTCGCACCTGCGCCGAATCCTGGACCCGTCCGTCGCATCCATGATCCATCATCTATCCGGCCGTCTGCGATGGATTCGCTCGCCGGCCCGGCCAGAGCCAGCCATCGCCTCGACCTCGAGGCCAGGCCGCCGTGCGCGATGATTGCCCTCTGCGGCGCCGCGCCTGGCGAGATTGTGCGCCTGCGCCGCAATGATTCGGGCGTTCATGGGGCAAGGCAGAGCACCATGGTAAATGCTGCCGTGCGCCGGGCAGCTGGTCATTCGGCGCCACCAAAAGCTTCGCGCTGTGCAGACACCATTGTGCGTATGGCTCGCTCGGTCAGTGTCTCAACCAGTCTCGTTCGTACTCCTACATATACGAATATATACGATCGGCGGCGAGACAAGAAGCCCGTTTCCAGTTCTCATGGGCCTGCATTTCTCGTTCTCATGGGCCAACTGGAAAACCAACTGGGCTAGTGGGCCCGTCACTTAAAAAATTCCGGGTGGGCCTGGTGCAGGCAACTTCTTTTCTCTGTTTAAAGGCGAACGCTTCTACTTTCATATTTCAAATTCGAAACTCTTTTGAGCAGCTATTTCATCCCCGAGTTATTATATCTCGGACAGGAAAACCTCCATAGCGTTTGATATGAGGCTACAGCAGGTCTGTCCGCGTGATCACCGAGGTCATTCATGTAGGAAGTGAGCACAGCTCAGCTCAATCAAAACGCCCAGGTCCAAAATCATCTCCAACTCAACCACCTCTCTTGCACTGGCGGTAGGATCGACGGTATGGGAAACAAGATGTGGTAAACGTGGTTGCAATGGATGCGGTGGAGAAGAAGGTTTGGTAAAGTTTGGTTGtagttttcctttctttcttttttttgcacGGTCTTTCGGTTATTGTTTTCCTCAACATAAATTAGCTAATTCTGCCTCGGGACCATCCTTAATGATCTTTTCGAACAATATACTCGGGAAACAAAATATGCTATTTTTCCTAAGATATGCTAATGATCGTCAAAAAGATGTCGCTACTGCTACAAGCAATCAAGCTATCAATTTGGGATGGAGAAAGTAGGGACCGCTTCGGAGTTAGCTTTTCCATAAATCAATCACCGACTGAAGCATATGGAGAGCAAAGAGTTTCATGTCAGTATCAACACGGCATTCCACTTGGGAGAGCCTCGAGCTAATTGCTCAGCTTGGGCGGGCTCGTTACGACCAATATAATAACAACAAATACACGAAATGAATTGAATGTGAACTCCCTGGGCCACCTTTGGTACAATCAACCAACGTCACCTCAGGAAAATAGGAAATACACCAAAAATGGAACAAAATTAAACAGCTTAGCTGCTCGGTCACTGCAGATGGTACAGGTCGGAGGGCGTGATCCCGGCGGTGACGTTGAAGtaccggaacgccgccgcccagcggcGGTTGTCCTTGAGCATGTGCACGGCGATGGTGTCCGGCCGGAAGTTGTCCATGAACCAGTTGAGGTCGTACATCCGGGGCTTGAGGCTGTACCGGTTCCTCCCCTTGCCGCCGATGTTGAGCCACTTGCCGACGAGCAGGTCCTCGGGGCCGTGCGTGTCGTTGTGGCGCAGGATCTCCTGCTTGGTGGACACCCACCGCGCCACGTCCCACGATACGACGTACCCCATCCCGTGCATGAACGGCATGGGGTCGTCGCCGACGGCGAAGCCGTGGCCGAGGTAGACGTCGTCGCGGGGTTTGCCGCGGAGCTCCTcggcgagcgccgccacgcGCAGGTACGTGTCGTCGTCGGTCTTCATCACGTAGTCGTAGGGCGCCGACGCGAAGAGCCGCGGCACGGAGGAGAGGTACGCGTGCGTCTTGCCGTCGTTCATGTTCTCGGCGCAGTTGAGCACCAGGATGTCGCCGTGCCGCCGGGCCTCCaccgccaccagcgccgcctccaccgggtCGGTCACGTTGCAGAACACGAAGCGGACGTCCACGCGCGCcacgccgggcggcggcggcggctgcagcgcgTAGGCCATCCGCACGATGTcccgccgctcccgccggcTCGGCATGGTCAGGACGCCGACGAGCAGGCTGAACTCCTCCGCCCctcgcgtcggcggcgccgccccggcgccggcctGGCTGTCGACGGCCCCAGACGAGACGGAGTACCCGTcggtgcccgcgccgccgcagagcaCGCCGAGGCCGTCGGAGCGGGCGTTGGAGGAGCCGAGGCTcgggagcacgagcagcacggCGAGCAGGCCGAGCGGCACGAGGAGGAGGTACGGCGTGCAGAGGGACGCGCCGTGGAGCCCGTGCGACGAGGTGGCCTGCTTCATggctggcgccggcggccggcgcgcgcctTCGCTCCGTGAGGAATGAAGGAGGGACGGGCGTACGTGTCCCCGTCGCCGACCGCCGGGCGCCGGCTTATAAAGCGGCACGCGAGGCCGCCGTGCCTCGCCGACTTGGCGACTAGTCGTGGCGAGGTGTTGGTTGAAACGTTCGTGCATGACGGGGGACACGGGaatttggcacatcagcagATTTTTTCTTCGTGACAGGAGATGTTTCAACGTCCGAGAACATGAGGTGGCAGTCTGGATCGGCTTCGAACTCTATTCAATCCCATCTCGATTGGATCTGTTCTCGTGGAGCTCGGGATTCAATAGAAAAACGGCCACAGGTCGAGAGCAATCACTCATTCACAGATCATTGAGGCTGCGAACAGGTCGAAAAGGGCGCTATCTGGACGGTTGCAGCTTGCCTGTTTGCGTgatggcagcagcaggaggcagaTGGGGAGGaagaggccgccggcggccggattCTCTGTCGGTTACTGGCGACTTGATGGAGGCTTGGAGCTTGCACCTTGGTGGCGTCCATGGCCTGCCTGCTTCATCATACAGTATGATCGAAGCTGAGGTCTCACCAACCTAGCAGTAGCAGTGTAGTACGGCACGCCCGGCCATTAGCCATTCAGACTGATTGGCTCGTGGGGCCACCTCGCTTTGTTTTGGTGCCTCGGCATGGCATCCTCTTGCTCCCAAGATGGTGTTGCCGCCGGCCGTGAAATCTGACGTTCCTGACCGGAGGGAACGCTCCGCCAGCAGGTCAACGTCAACCCTGATCGTCCAGTCGGGAATGTCATGTTTTCCTGACCGGACGGAGTAGTAAGCTTGTGATTTATGCAGACCGAAAAAGGCGAATGCTGTTCAGTGTTGCAGTTTTGAACTAGCGAGCGTTCTCTGAGTCTGAGATGTTGAGAAGAGAACTGTTATACAGCATCCACTTGATGCACCAATGGTTGCCTGTGGAAGGCACACGCAAGCCACTCTGCTGCCATGGGTATTCTCCCCAAGGGACTGATAGCGATGTTGTATACTAATATACTTGTAGGAGTATTGTATACTACAGTAAGAAAACGTATAAGCAGTATGCATTATATTGTAGAATACACCAAGATCGTACATTCCACGGAGCATACCTAACACCATTTGTTCTCAGGACGACAAAGACAAGACTAGCGATGCTCTCTTCGAAGCTCCATGGCGTATCGAACGAAGCATCAGCAGCAAGGAAGGATGTCATGTCACGGGGCCAGTCGATCGAGCACCGCGCCAACCGTCGGGCCGTCGCCGCCCAGAGAGAAGCTTCCAAATTTAAAGCGATCCACGAGACGGTTCCAATCGGCTTGCACGGCGTTCTCCTGAGCGCGTCAACGACTAGCCGTCGTCGGGCCACATGACACGACACGTCTCGACGCAGATGCTCATGCTCCCccactacccccccccccccccacccccatggTCCATCCGTGCCCCGCACAACTTGTGCACGAACACCATCAAACAATTAACAATTGGCACGGATCGCGAACGAATTATTATTAATAATtaacaagaaaaagaaagaatcgAGGTGGTTGTTGCTGGTCGATGGGGGTCACGGGAGGTGGTGCAGGTCGGAGGGCTGCTTGATCCCGCCGGTGACGTTGAAGTAGCtgaacgccgccgcccagcggcGGTTGTCCTTGAGCATGTGCACGGCGACGGTGTCCGGCCGGAAGTTGTCCATGTCCCAGTTGAGGTCGTACATCCGGGGCTTGAGGTCGTACCGGTTCCTCCCCCTGCCGGCGAGGTTGAGCCACTTGCCGACCATGAGGTCCTCGGGGCCCAGGGTGTCGTTGCGCGCCAGGATCTCGTCGGCGCCGGCCACCCAGCGCGCGACGTCCCACGACACGACGTACCCCATGCCGTGCATGAACGGCATCGGCTGCCCGCCCATGGCGTAGCCGTAGCCCAGGTACACGTCCTCGCGGGGCTTGCCCCGGAGCTCGTCGGCGAGCGCCGCCACCCGCAGGTACGTGTCGTCGTCGGTCTTCATCACGTAGTcgtacggcgccgccgcgaacaGCCGCGGCACCGAGGACAGGTACGCGTACGTCTTGCCGTCGTTCATGTTCTCGGCGCAGTCCAGCACCACCACGTCGCCGTGCCGCcgggcctccgccgccagcAGCGCCGCGTCCACGGGGTCGGCCACGCGGCAGAACACGAAGCGGACgtccacgcgcgcgcgcgcggccggcggctgcaGCGCGTAGGCCATCCGCACGATGTCCCGGCGCTCCCGCCGGCCCGGCATCGTCAGCACTCCCACCAGCAGGCTGAACTcgggctccggcggcgacgCCTCAGGCGCCGGTGCCGCGACGGCGAAGGCGGCGaagccggcgcggcgggcgcagaGGGCGCCGAGGCCGTCGGAGCCGGCGCGGGACGGAGGGTGGAGCAcgaagacgaggaggaggatcgCGAgcggggcgaggaggaggtaGGAGGTGGGAGTGGGCGGCTTCATCGTGGTCGCCGGTCGGGGGTGACGAGACGGGAGCGTGCGAGCCCGGTGCAGCTTGGCTCAAATAGAAGTCGTTGCGATCCCCATTCGAGTCCCGTGTTAAAGAAATCGCGGAACCGGTTGGCAAGAGGAATTTTATTCTGGGCTTCTGGCATTCGAATTGAAGAAGAATGGGTCGATCGAGACGTACCaccagcaagaagaagaagaagcaaagaGCTAGTGTCAGAGTTAGCGCCCGATGAGGCAGGCATGCTGCTTGGAGCACATGAGCGGTCGCGCAAACAATGCCCTGATTCAGAACGGGCAACATCTTGGATAGTTCACGCGACGGGAATCTTCGTACGACGCGCGGTGTTTCTAAATCGATTTACCGATCTCTCAATGATTCCTTTTGATTCATCACGTTGAGGTTAATAAGCAGCAGCTGAGTAACCAACTAACCATACTCTCGGGCGTTTTTGGTAGGTCAACGTCAAGGGCGAAGCCCCAGCCCAGCTGATCGTTGGCACCTTGTTAACAAgtggtcttgtttggtttgttCTAGAGTTCCTAGAACTCACGCTCCGAGATGAAAATTTTGCATGCATagagcactaaatgaagtctatttgcaaaatttttttagggattggtataacttttcgtgacgaatctaatgacgctaattaattgatgattggctacaatgatgctaccgtaaccatcctctaatcacgcggtcaaaggtcttATTAGATTTTTCAGGGTTCCTAGACAGGGGTtctcaagttggttttgtaCATTGTCTTTATTTGACACctctaattagcggtcaaagtacGTTCTAACCCATTCTAGAGAAGAAGCAAACAAGGCCAAGAAAGGTGAGGTATAAGCTGCTGCTAACAGTGATTTGAATTGAATCTGCTAGATTTTATCAGGGTCCGCAGACCCCGAGAAAGACTAAAGACCTCTGGCTCCCCGCCACTGACGTTATAGTCGTTACTTAAAGGGAAAAGTCGGATttacaccctccaactatcgcaaaagtctgatttttaaccttcaactacgaaaccggacaatataggccatccaactgtcaaaaccagtcaaatttggcccctgggatggttttgaaggtggttttccattttgtgagaattaaaaatattcaattttacactaaaaaaattataagtaattcattttaagtcaaaaaattataaaatgggtatcaaaagttttctaaaaatataacatatCTATTGTCACAAGACTTGCGAGCtattcagatctaatttttttatgttcataatatttggctacttacagttatgcctattatttttagtaactaagattcaaatggaacaataatagataggttacagttttagaaaaaatttggtactagtttcatatttttctgatttaaagtgaattagttttgattttttaaatttaattagatttatttaatttttttagaaaatacaaaaccaccccaagggtcaaatttgcccggttttgacagttagATAACCTAtgatgtccggtttcgtagttaaaggttgaaaatcagttTTTTGCGATAGTTCAAGGATGAAAATTTGACTTTTCCCTTACTTAAATTACTTCCTGACGACTCTAACATTACAATTGAAGCGTAAACAAAAACTGGAATTTGCACTGACGCATCCTTGTGCAAGAGCAAAGCTATCGCTGTTGCAATAATAATACGTACACCGGAAGGTCAAAGAGATCCG
This portion of the Panicum virgatum strain AP13 chromosome 2N, P.virgatum_v5, whole genome shotgun sequence genome encodes:
- the LOC120660734 gene encoding beta-1,3-galactosyltransferase 6-like, whose product is MKQATSSHGLHGASLCTPYLLLVPLGLLAVLLVLPSLGSSNARSDGLGVLCGGAGTDGYSVSSGAVDSQAGAGAAPPTRGAEEFSLLVGVLTMPSRRERRDIVRMAYALQPPPPPGVARVDVRFVFCNVTDPVEAALVAVEARRHGDILVLNCAENMNDGKTHAYLSSVPRLFASAPYDYVMKTDDDTYLRVAALAEELRGKPRDDVYLGHGFAVGDDPMPFMHGMGYVVSWDVARWVSTKQEILRHNDTHGPEDLLVGKWLNIGGKGRNRYSLKPRMYDLNWFMDNFRPDTIAVHMLKDNRRWAAAFRYFNVTAGITPSDLYHLQ
- the LOC120660735 gene encoding beta-1,3-galactosyltransferase pvg3-like — protein: MKPPTPTSYLLLAPLAILLLVFVLHPPSRAGSDGLGALCARRAGFAAFAVAAPAPEASPPEPEFSLLVGVLTMPGRRERRDIVRMAYALQPPAARARVDVRFVFCRVADPVDAALLAAEARRHGDVVVLDCAENMNDGKTYAYLSSVPRLFAAAPYDYVMKTDDDTYLRVAALADELRGKPREDVYLGYGYAMGGQPMPFMHGMGYVVSWDVARWVAGADEILARNDTLGPEDLMVGKWLNLAGRGRNRYDLKPRMYDLNWDMDNFRPDTVAVHMLKDNRRWAAAFSYFNVTGGIKQPSDLHHLP